GAGGCCGGCGAGAGAGCGGTTTCGCTCTCGGGTCTCGGGGGGTCGTCCAAATTCTTCCTTATTTACGCCCTCGGAGAAACTACGGGAAGACCGCTCCTTGTAATTTCCCCGACTGCCAAAAGGGCGGAGTCCGCCTCCCAGGACCTGTCGTTTTTTCTGGGCATGAAACCTCGCGTCCTCTTAAAAAAAGAGATAGGGACGGGAAGGCCATTATTTTCATCGACCGCGTCGAAATCGGGCGCGGACCGTATAGCGTGGTTCAATTCGGCGATCGGGGGAGGTACGCTCTGCGCCGAGACTCAGGCCCTGTTCGACAAGTCGATCCCGAGAAAAACCTTCGCCGCTTCCGTCATACGCGTCGAGAAGGGAGGGTTGCTCTACAGGGACGAGCTCATATCCCGGCTCGCAAAGTCGGGCTACGCGCTTACGGATTTTGTCCAGAACGAAGGGGACATGAGCAGAAGGGGCTCGATTGTAGACGTCTTTTCTCCGGGATGCGAAAACCCCGTGAGGCTCGAATTCATCGGGGACGAGATCGGCTCGATCAGGCATTTCAGCCTGGAGAGCCAGAAATCCACGGACAAGATCGAGAGGGCCGAAATCCTGCCCGCTTCGGAAATCATACTGGACGCGGAGCTTCTCGGGCGCGCGGCCGAATACCTGAAAGAGAGGGCCGAGGAGAGCGGAGTCACGGCGAGGGAAAAGCTGCCGCTTATAGAAGACATTGAGCGCGGTATAAGGGTACAGAACATCGAGTGGCTGCTCCCGGCGTTTTACCCCGAGCCGGGCTCAGTGCTCGAATACATACACGGGGACACCATCGTCGTTTTCGAGGACGCCGAAGATAATTCGAAGTCAATGCAGGTGTTGAGGGAATCGCTCGGGCTGACGAAGGGCTTTTTAACGAAGAACCTCAGGATCGCGCCCGGCGTGGACGATCTCTTTTTCACCGAGGACGAAGTCGGGGAGTCTACGGGCCGGTTCCAAAACGTTCTCATACACGACCTCGAATTCGCGGGCGAAAAAAAGGAGATCATCCGTTTCGGCGGAGAGCCCGCCTCGATCGAGGTGAGAAAAGAATCCGAATCCCCGCTCGACGCCGTAGACGAACATATCTACGAAGCGAAGGAGCAGGATTATACGCTCCTTTTCGTTTTCAGGACGCACACCGAGCTCGAGAAACTTCTCATACTCCTCCGGGAGAGGGGCATAACGAAGATAAACGCATACACGGGCGAGCTCTCGCACGGGTTCAGGCTGGCCGAGGCGAGGCTCGAAATCCTCACCGAGGGCGACATATTCGGGGAGAAGAGAGAGCGGGCGTCCCGAAGGAGGGGCGCGGACGTACCGTCAGCATTCATCACGTCCTTCAGCGAGCTCAAGCCCGGAGACTATATAGTGCACGTGGATTTCGGCATAGGGATATTCAGGAGCTTGAAGAGGCTCAGGATCGGGGACGCAGAGGGAGACTTCATACAGTGCGAGTACGCGGGCGGAGACAAGGTATACGTGCCCATAGACAGGCTCAAGCAGGTACAGAGATATATAGGCGAGGGGAAACCCCCCAAGATAGACAGGCTCGGCCAGGAGAGCTGGAAGAGGCGCGTAAGGAGGGTGAGAGCGGCCGTAGAAAACGTTGCGAGGGAGCTCCTCGAGCTCTACGCCCGGAGGAAGGCGCTCAAGGGATACGGCTACTCGCCGCGGGGCGAGATGTTCAGGGAGTTCGAGCTCGGGTTCTCGTACGAGGAAACGCCCGACCAGGAGGCGGCTATCGAAGACGTAATGAACGATATGGAGGCCCCGAGGCCCATGGACAGGCTCATCTGCGGGGACGTAGGGTTCGGGAAAACGGAGGTTGCTCTGAGGGCGGCCTTCAGGGCTGTCACAGACGGAAAGCAGGTCGCGTTCCTGGTCCCCACCACGCTTCTCGCGGAGCAGCACTACAAGACCGCGCATGCGAGACTCAGGGGCTACCCGGTCGCGATAGAATCGCTCTCGAGGTTCAGGACAGGGAAGCAGGAGACCGATATCCGGTCGAAGCTCGCGGACGGGAAGATAGACATAGTCATCGGAACGCACAAGCTCCTGGGCGAGAAGATAAAGTTCAACGACCTCGGCCTCGTGATAATCGACGAGGAGCACAGGTTCGGCGTATCCCAGAAGGAAAAACTGAGAAAGATAAAAGAGGGGGTCGATACGATCTCGCTGAGCGCGACACCGATACCGAGGACGCTCCAGCTCTCTCTCGCGAAGATACGGGACATCAGTCTTATAAATACCCCGCCCGAGGGCAGGCAGTCGATAGAGACGTACATACACAGATCGAGCCCGGCGATAATACAAGAAGCGGTGACGAGAGAGCTCGAGCGCGGAGGGTGCGTATTTTTCATTCACAACCGCATAGAGGACATTTACCGCGTCGCCGACAGAGTCAGGAAACTCTTTCCCGGAGCCAGCATCGAGGTAACGCACGGGAGGATGAGGGAGAGAGACCTGGAAATAGCAATATCGAATTTCATAGAAGGCAGGGTAGACATACTCGTCACGACGGCGATCGTCGAATCGGGGCTCGATATCCCGAGGGCCAACACGATAATCATTGACGACGCCCACACGTTCGGGCTCGCAGACCTCTACCAGCTGAGGGGAAGGGTGGGAAGATCGGACAGGAAGGCATACGCGTATTTCCTCGTGCCCGGGGAGGAGTCCCTCACTCTCGACGCGAGGAGGAGGCTCAAGGCTATATCGGAATTCAGGGAGCTCGGCTCGGGCTACAAGCTCGCGCTCTCCGACCTCGAAATACGGGGCGCGGGGCAGCTGTTCGGGGTGGAGCAGTCGGGGCACATAGCCGACGTGGGGCTCGAGCTATACCTCGATATGCTCGAAGGAGCCGTGAGGAGGCTCGAAGGCCGGGCCGCCCCCGAAGAGCCCGAGCCCGACATATCGGTCAGCACTCCGGCGTTCATACCGGACGACTATATCTCGAACGATACCGAGAGACTCCTCGTCTACAAGCGGCTGTCGCATATAACTACGGAGGAGGGCATAAGGGAAATGGCGGCGGAACTCAGGGACAGGTTCGGCGAGATACCGGCGCCTGCGTACTCGCTCATAGAGATCATCCGACTGAGGATATTGATGAAAAAACTGGGGATCGAGAAAGCGGACATAGGGAGCAGGAGGGCCGTCCTGCATTTTTCCGGCAGTTCGAAGCTCTACGGAAGCTTCCCCCCGTCAGGCCTGATGGAGGCTTACTTCGAGAGGCCCGACCCCATCGGGGAAACAAAAAAACTGCTCGAGAATCTGAGAACCCCCGATGCGGGCGACAGGAAACAGAAAGACACGATCAAGAGGAGATAAGAGGGCATGAGATATCTGGCCGTTTTTACGGCGGTCGCATTACTTGCGGGCTGCAGCGATTTTAACAATTTCTACGGATCGCACAGGGAGGGCCGGAGCGGAAAGGGCGCGGGCCCGGAGGTAATCGCTGTCGTAGGAGCTGACGAGATAACAACAGAGGACATCTCCCGGGCGCTCCAGAGGCTGCCCTTTAAGCAAAGAAAGCTGTATCAGTCATCGCCTCAAAAAATGAGCGAGTTTCTTGATATATACATCAACCAGAAGGTCCTCTACACAGAGGCCGCCAGGAGGGGGATCGACAAGAGGGAGGACGTGATCGAGAAGACGGAGAATTTCAAGAAGCAGCTCATGGGCCAGACGCTCGGCCAGGAGATTTTGAAGGAGCTTGAGGTAAGCGACGGCGAGATAGACGACTATTACCGGGAGCATAAAAACGATTACGAGCAGATCGGCATAAGCGAAATTTTTATAAAGACCGACCCCGAAAAGGGGATAACCAGGGAGGCGGCGCTCGCGAGAGCCGGGGAGGTATCGGAGAGGGCCAAAGCGGGCGAGAACTGGGATGAGCTCGCGCTGCATTTCTCGGACGAAGAGTCTTACAAGAAAAAAGGCGGGAAGCCCAAATATATACAAAGGGGCGAATTCGGCCCCGGCATCGACGAAGAGCTATTCCGTATGAAAAAGGGAGAAATAACCGGCCCGCTGGAAGTTGATGGGGGATACTTTATAATTAAAATAGACGAAGGGGCGGCACCGCTCCCCGAGGGTCAGGTCAGGCGTAAGATAGAATCCCGGCTGCTGAACGAAAAGCTGATCGAATATGTTTACGGCCTGCGAGAGGAACTTGGGGTCGAAGTTTACAAAAACAGATTAGAGGAGAGTATGAAAAGTGAATAAACCGGGAAGCGTATTCAAGATATTTCTATATATTATCGCGGCGCTCGCGGCCTTTATCGGCACCGCGGATTCGAGAGAGACCGTCGACAGGGTGGTCGCCGTGGTCAATGAGGACGTAATCACGCTCTCCGAGCTGAGGGAGATGGCTTTGAGCATAAACCCTACAACGACAGAGGCGATAGACGAGAACTCGGTGCTTCAGCAGATGATCGAGCAGAAGCTGTTCGAGCAGGAAGCGGACAAGCTAGGCATCAAGGTCAGCGAGGCCGAGCTCGATGCCAGCATCAAGCAGGTGCAGGAGAAATTCGGCCTTAACGACGAGCAGATGGTCGAGGTGCTCAAGAAGCAGAACCTGACGCCCGAGAGCTTCAGGGAGCAGTGGAGACTCCAGACACTCGGGAACAAGCTACTGGAATCGCAGCTCAAGAACAAGATAGTAGTCACGGAAGAAGAGATAAAGGAATATTACGTGGAGAACTACGGCGGCAGCGCCCCGGAGAGCAGCGCCCCTGCCGTCACGGAGACAGAGGCGGGGCAGGTAAAGATCGCGCACATACTCATATCGTCAAGAACGGCCGGAGCCGAAGAGAAGGCGAGCGAGGTCGCGGAGCTCGCCAAATCGGGGCAGGACTTCGGGGAGCTCGCAAAGGAGTACTCCGACGACAACCTCTCCGCGGATAAAGGCGGTGACCTGGGTTATTTCAAAAAGG
The window above is part of the Thermodesulfobacteriota bacterium genome. Proteins encoded here:
- a CDS encoding peptidylprolyl isomerase; this translates as MRYLAVFTAVALLAGCSDFNNFYGSHREGRSGKGAGPEVIAVVGADEITTEDISRALQRLPFKQRKLYQSSPQKMSEFLDIYINQKVLYTEAARRGIDKREDVIEKTENFKKQLMGQTLGQEILKELEVSDGEIDDYYREHKNDYEQIGISEIFIKTDPEKGITREAALARAGEVSERAKAGENWDELALHFSDEESYKKKGGKPKYIQRGEFGPGIDEELFRMKKGEITGPLEVDGGYFIIKIDEGAAPLPEGQVRRKIESRLLNEKLIEYVYGLREELGVEVYKNRLEESMKSE
- the mfd gene encoding transcription-repair coupling factor, which produces MKGIPRINFESVKKTLGGSGKWRSLLRRIEAGERAVSLSGLGGSSKFFLIYALGETTGRPLLVISPTAKRAESASQDLSFFLGMKPRVLLKKEIGTGRPLFSSTASKSGADRIAWFNSAIGGGTLCAETQALFDKSIPRKTFAASVIRVEKGGLLYRDELISRLAKSGYALTDFVQNEGDMSRRGSIVDVFSPGCENPVRLEFIGDEIGSIRHFSLESQKSTDKIERAEILPASEIILDAELLGRAAEYLKERAEESGVTAREKLPLIEDIERGIRVQNIEWLLPAFYPEPGSVLEYIHGDTIVVFEDAEDNSKSMQVLRESLGLTKGFLTKNLRIAPGVDDLFFTEDEVGESTGRFQNVLIHDLEFAGEKKEIIRFGGEPASIEVRKESESPLDAVDEHIYEAKEQDYTLLFVFRTHTELEKLLILLRERGITKINAYTGELSHGFRLAEARLEILTEGDIFGEKRERASRRRGADVPSAFITSFSELKPGDYIVHVDFGIGIFRSLKRLRIGDAEGDFIQCEYAGGDKVYVPIDRLKQVQRYIGEGKPPKIDRLGQESWKRRVRRVRAAVENVARELLELYARRKALKGYGYSPRGEMFREFELGFSYEETPDQEAAIEDVMNDMEAPRPMDRLICGDVGFGKTEVALRAAFRAVTDGKQVAFLVPTTLLAEQHYKTAHARLRGYPVAIESLSRFRTGKQETDIRSKLADGKIDIVIGTHKLLGEKIKFNDLGLVIIDEEHRFGVSQKEKLRKIKEGVDTISLSATPIPRTLQLSLAKIRDISLINTPPEGRQSIETYIHRSSPAIIQEAVTRELERGGCVFFIHNRIEDIYRVADRVRKLFPGASIEVTHGRMRERDLEIAISNFIEGRVDILVTTAIVESGLDIPRANTIIIDDAHTFGLADLYQLRGRVGRSDRKAYAYFLVPGEESLTLDARRRLKAISEFRELGSGYKLALSDLEIRGAGQLFGVEQSGHIADVGLELYLDMLEGAVRRLEGRAAPEEPEPDISVSTPAFIPDDYISNDTERLLVYKRLSHITTEEGIREMAAELRDRFGEIPAPAYSLIEIIRLRILMKKLGIEKADIGSRRAVLHFSGSSKLYGSFPPSGLMEAYFERPDPIGETKKLLENLRTPDAGDRKQKDTIKRR
- a CDS encoding peptidylprolyl isomerase, which encodes MNKPGSVFKIFLYIIAALAAFIGTADSRETVDRVVAVVNEDVITLSELREMALSINPTTTEAIDENSVLQQMIEQKLFEQEADKLGIKVSEAELDASIKQVQEKFGLNDEQMVEVLKKQNLTPESFREQWRLQTLGNKLLESQLKNKIVVTEEEIKEYYVENYGGSAPESSAPAVTETEAGQVKIAHILISSRTAGAEEKASEVAELAKSGQDFGELAKEYSDDNLSADKGGDLGYFKKGDLIETLEVAVDGTPVGGITGPVESPAGYHIIKVLERTESEKAEKDKGSDSDSGKVLAIDEQTRKEITDAIYRKKAEAQLKTWLDKIKEEAYIEVKL